In the Ruminococcus sp. OA3 genome, one interval contains:
- the clpX gene encoding ATP-dependent Clp protease ATP-binding subunit ClpX: protein MENSDTNTGQGSPGDSSGDSPRKDDYEKVCFLCRRPESKAGKMIELPSNINICTDCMQKSFDSMNNGTTNYSELMQNMPNISMVDLSSVQNRVPEKQRLKKKKQKEEEPKQKFTMKDVPAPHRIKAQLDEYVIGQEQAKKVMSVAVYNHYKRVLSDYNDGIEIEKSNMLMIGPTGSGKTYMVQTLAKLLDVPLAITDATSLTEAGYIGDDIESVVSKLLAAADNDVERAEHGIIFVDEIDKIAKKKNTNQRDVSGEAVQQGMLKLLEGADIEVPVGANSKNAMVPLTTVNTRNILFICGGAFPDLEEVIKERLNKQASIGFRSDLKDKYDKEPDILSRVTLEDLRKFGMVPEFLGRLPIVFTLQELTEDMLVSILKEPKNAILKQYKKLLAMDEVKLEFDDGALHAIAERALLKDTGARALRAIIEEYMLDIMYEIPKDDNIGEVIITREYIEHTGGPRILLRGQEMALLEEHK from the coding sequence ATAGAAAATAGCGACACGAACACCGGACAGGGAAGTCCGGGTGATTCTTCGGGGGACAGCCCCAGAAAAGATGATTATGAGAAAGTCTGCTTTTTGTGCAGACGGCCGGAGAGTAAGGCGGGGAAGATGATAGAACTCCCAAGCAATATTAATATCTGTACCGACTGTATGCAGAAAAGTTTTGACTCTATGAATAACGGTACGACCAATTACAGTGAACTGATGCAGAATATGCCGAATATCAGCATGGTAGATCTTTCCTCTGTTCAGAACCGGGTGCCGGAGAAGCAGCGGCTGAAGAAGAAAAAACAAAAAGAGGAGGAGCCCAAACAAAAGTTTACGATGAAAGATGTTCCGGCTCCGCACAGGATCAAAGCTCAGCTCGATGAGTATGTCATCGGCCAGGAGCAGGCAAAGAAGGTGATGTCCGTTGCAGTTTACAACCATTATAAGAGAGTACTCTCAGACTACAACGATGGTATCGAGATAGAAAAGTCCAATATGCTGATGATTGGTCCGACCGGAAGCGGAAAGACATATATGGTTCAGACATTGGCTAAGCTGCTGGATGTGCCGCTGGCGATCACAGATGCCACGTCGCTGACAGAGGCAGGGTACATCGGGGATGACATTGAAAGCGTTGTCTCCAAACTGCTTGCCGCTGCAGACAACGATGTGGAACGAGCTGAGCACGGTATCATCTTCGTGGATGAGATAGATAAAATAGCAAAAAAGAAAAATACAAACCAGAGAGATGTCAGCGGTGAGGCCGTACAGCAGGGCATGCTGAAACTGCTGGAGGGAGCGGACATTGAGGTGCCGGTGGGGGCAAACAGCAAGAACGCGATGGTTCCGCTCACAACGGTTAACACCAGAAACATTCTGTTTATCTGCGGCGGAGCATTTCCGGATCTTGAGGAAGTTATCAAAGAGCGTCTGAACAAACAGGCATCCATTGGGTTCCGATCTGATCTGAAGGATAAATACGATAAAGAACCGGATATTCTGTCCAGGGTTACACTTGAGGATCTGAGAAAATTTGGTATGGTTCCCGAATTTCTGGGACGTCTTCCGATTGTCTTTACCCTGCAGGAACTGACAGAAGATATGCTTGTGTCAATTCTGAAAGAGCCTAAGAATGCAATCCTCAAGCAGTATAAAAAACTGTTGGCGATGGATGAGGTGAAACTTGAATTCGATGATGGTGCGCTGCATGCAATTGCTGAGAGGGCACTGCTGAAAGACACGGGAGCCAGAGCGCTTCGGGCGATCATTGAAGAATACATGCTGGATATCATGTATGAAATTCCCAAAGATGACAATATCGGGGAAGTCATTATTACAAGAGAGTATATAGAACACACCGGCGGTCCCAGAATCCTGCTGAGAGGGCAGGAGATGGCTCTGCTGGAGGAGCATAAGTAA
- a CDS encoding zinc ribbon domain-containing protein, with translation MPEINLEDLGKTISSAAENVSKKTEAFIESQRLKAQIHSAERSAEKEYKDLGELIFQRYAVGEAVDEEVAVICEEISQIQLNISELKAELAAKRGYKICPVCQAEVVEGAAYCMKCGSKIADEEPFEDDRTEPGTSEAEQEAGTEEEATEQEKASAEDETE, from the coding sequence ATGCCGGAAATTAATCTTGAGGATTTAGGGAAGACGATCAGCAGCGCTGCTGAAAATGTCAGTAAGAAAACGGAGGCTTTTATTGAAAGCCAGAGACTGAAGGCACAGATTCATTCTGCAGAGCGTTCTGCTGAAAAGGAATATAAGGATCTGGGAGAACTGATCTTTCAAAGATACGCAGTGGGGGAAGCAGTCGATGAAGAAGTCGCAGTGATCTGTGAGGAGATTTCTCAGATTCAGCTGAATATTTCGGAGCTTAAAGCTGAACTGGCTGCAAAACGCGGATATAAAATCTGTCCGGTATGTCAGGCTGAGGTTGTGGAAGGTGCCGCATACTGCATGAAATGTGGTTCTAAAATAGCCGATGAGGAGCCGTTTGAAGATGATCGCACAGAGCCGGGAACCTCAGAAGCTGAACAGGAAGCAGGTACGGAGGAAGAAGCGACAGAGCAGGAGAAAGCGTCCGCTGAGGATGAGACAGAATAG
- a CDS encoding signal peptidase II, giving the protein MVFVGIAALIFLLDWHIKKKAEENLKEDTVREVAGDRILLRRLHNPGVAFGFLGENPKAALWGTAAVIGGLILQFVRELKNGGSRITKFGYALLIGGGLNNLADRKRKGYVTDYFSFNVKWEKFRNLVFNLSDIFIFLGGLLVCIGNIRKKK; this is encoded by the coding sequence ATGGTATTTGTTGGAATTGCAGCTCTTATCTTTCTGCTTGACTGGCATATAAAGAAAAAGGCTGAAGAAAATCTGAAGGAAGACACTGTCCGGGAAGTTGCCGGGGACAGGATTTTGCTTCGCAGGCTGCATAATCCCGGAGTTGCGTTCGGGTTTCTCGGAGAGAATCCGAAGGCTGCATTGTGGGGAACCGCAGCGGTGATCGGAGGACTGATCCTGCAGTTTGTCCGCGAGTTGAAAAACGGAGGCAGCCGGATAACGAAATTTGGATATGCACTGTTGATCGGTGGAGGACTTAACAACCTTGCTGACAGAAAGCGGAAAGGATATGTGACGGATTATTTCAGCTTTAATGTGAAATGGGAGAAGTTTAGAAATCTTGTGTTTAATCTCTCGGATATATTTATCTTTCTGGGAGGACTGCTGGTGTGTATTGGGAATATCAGAAAAAAGAAATAG
- a CDS encoding TetR/AcrR family transcriptional regulator: MKKEIKSELTRERIIKAAIQEFGQKGYEATVLNTICKDHEISKGLFYHNFKGKEELYLSCVEKCFLDVVRYFQEQEIHDSLQKYMELRLKYFSSRPLYARIFFEAVLQPPAGLGGRIKELKTEFDLLNRQIYRAALSQLRLREGITETTALEYYELMQEMFNGYFSSPAYSGKDFGFVITEHEKRLSAVLDFMLYGIAERGE, from the coding sequence ATGAAAAAGGAAATAAAAAGCGAGCTGACAAGAGAGCGGATTATCAAGGCAGCGATACAGGAATTTGGTCAAAAGGGCTATGAGGCCACCGTATTAAATACTATTTGTAAGGATCACGAGATTTCAAAGGGATTGTTTTATCATAACTTTAAGGGGAAAGAAGAACTTTATTTAAGCTGCGTGGAAAAATGTTTTTTGGATGTAGTAAGATATTTTCAGGAACAGGAAATCCATGACAGTCTTCAAAAATACATGGAACTGCGGCTCAAATATTTTTCCAGCCGTCCTCTTTACGCCAGAATTTTTTTTGAAGCAGTACTGCAGCCGCCGGCAGGACTCGGCGGAAGGATTAAAGAATTAAAAACGGAGTTTGATCTGCTGAACCGGCAGATATACCGTGCAGCACTGTCACAGCTGAGGCTGCGGGAGGGGATAACGGAAACAACGGCATTGGAATATTACGAGCTTATGCAGGAGATGTTCAATGGATATTTCAGCAGCCCCGCGTATTCCGGAAAGGATTTTGGATTTGTGATTACAGAACATGAAAAAAGACTGTCGGCTGTGTTGGATTTCATGTTATATGGAATAGCTGAGAGGGGGGAATGA
- a CDS encoding cation:proton antiporter: MCFLIVRLFFAAVLAVLAGKAAAKLKLPSILGWLIAGMVLGPHAFSVINNTLLASGWYQILMHVMKCAVGLMIGRELVWGKIVKSGKAIVITTLTQSLGTFFAVSITFGIVFWFSGIPLYLAVVFGGIALATAPAPALSIVREFGTRGPVTATLIPMAALDDIVGCIVFFTTMALVAGQVSAGDLPPYMTALVVCLPLLIGAGTGIVGGIILKKDRTVRITLTLLLAMILLTSGVGFLCNNLLPAPVLNFMLMGMAFSATFANMVSEKRLEQIMDSFAPVLGIALILVILNLGAPLDYHLILGAGLFTGIYILARALGKYFGAFFGAAITKSPKTVRNYLGLTLLPHSGVSLVFAGIAVSVLSGPAPECATIIQGTIAAAAVINEIIAVVAAKKGFEWSGELPGSVH, translated from the coding sequence GTGTGTTTTTTGATCGTAAGACTTTTTTTCGCCGCAGTACTTGCTGTTCTGGCGGGGAAGGCAGCAGCCAAACTCAAGCTTCCTTCTATTCTGGGATGGCTGATCGCCGGAATGGTTTTAGGTCCGCATGCTTTTTCAGTGATAAATAATACGCTTCTTGCGTCCGGATGGTATCAGATTCTGATGCATGTGATGAAATGTGCAGTGGGATTGATGATTGGCAGAGAGCTTGTCTGGGGGAAGATAGTAAAATCGGGAAAAGCGATCGTCATTACGACATTGACGCAGTCACTCGGCACTTTTTTTGCGGTATCGATTACTTTTGGGATCGTATTCTGGTTTTCAGGCATACCGCTGTATCTGGCTGTTGTTTTCGGGGGAATTGCACTCGCAACAGCGCCAGCCCCAGCGCTATCCATTGTCCGGGAGTTTGGGACCAGGGGACCGGTTACCGCTACACTGATTCCTATGGCTGCGCTTGATGATATCGTGGGCTGCATTGTTTTTTTTACAACTATGGCACTGGTTGCAGGCCAGGTCTCTGCGGGAGACCTCCCTCCATACATGACAGCTCTGGTGGTGTGTCTGCCTCTGCTCATTGGTGCAGGTACAGGTATAGTGGGGGGGATTATATTAAAAAAGGACAGGACTGTCCGGATTACGCTGACTCTGCTGCTTGCCATGATACTGCTCACATCGGGCGTGGGATTCCTGTGCAATAACCTGCTTCCTGCCCCGGTACTAAATTTTATGTTGATGGGAATGGCATTTTCCGCCACTTTTGCCAATATGGTCTCAGAGAAACGGCTGGAACAAATCATGGACAGTTTTGCCCCTGTACTGGGCATTGCACTGATTCTGGTTATATTAAACCTTGGGGCACCGCTGGACTATCATCTGATCCTGGGAGCAGGTTTGTTTACCGGGATCTACATCTTAGCTCGTGCACTGGGAAAATACTTCGGAGCATTTTTTGGTGCCGCAATCACAAAATCGCCGAAAACCGTCCGCAATTATCTGGGGCTGACGCTGCTGCCTCATTCTGGAGTATCGCTTGTCTTTGCGGGAATTGCTGTATCTGTTCTGAGCGGACCTGCGCCTGAATGTGCCACGATCATTCAGGGGACCATTGCAGCAGCAGCAGTTATCAATGAAATCATAGCTGTCGTTGCGGCAAAGAAAGGTTTTGAATGGTCGGGTGAGCTTCCTGGGAGTGTACATTAA
- a CDS encoding MgtC/SapB family protein, which yields MFYAEYLNDVISLQQEFAFFLRIFVACLCGAAIGFERTSRLKQAGIRTHCIIACTAAVMMIVSKYSFADLTDSAGMFFSGTRGADPARIAAQVVSGISFLGAGVLLKKGGSVQGLTTAAGFWVTSAIGLAIGSGMYYIGLFTTALVIILQIILHKVHIAKDACAYELNVVMENSPGHLEQLMDKIETSHMRMNIGNVLKNEDGTVTIHLLIASAEPLTMQQTIDLLSMSDCIQSIGKQ from the coding sequence ATGTTTTATGCTGAATATTTAAATGATGTAATTTCGCTGCAACAGGAGTTTGCTTTTTTTCTCCGCATTTTTGTCGCCTGCCTCTGCGGAGCCGCTATTGGCTTTGAACGCACATCGCGCTTAAAGCAGGCAGGGATACGGACTCATTGTATTATCGCCTGCACGGCTGCGGTGATGATGATCGTTTCCAAGTACTCGTTCGCTGATCTCACCGACTCCGCCGGAATGTTCTTTTCCGGGACCCGTGGCGCTGACCCCGCCCGTATCGCCGCACAGGTAGTCAGCGGCATCAGTTTCCTGGGCGCCGGTGTGCTCTTGAAAAAGGGCGGCTCTGTTCAGGGGCTCACGACAGCAGCCGGATTCTGGGTCACCTCCGCCATTGGACTGGCAATCGGCTCCGGAATGTATTACATCGGTCTTTTTACTACGGCACTGGTAATCATTCTGCAGATCATCTTACATAAGGTACATATCGCAAAAGATGCATGTGCCTATGAACTGAATGTGGTGATGGAAAACTCTCCGGGACATCTGGAACAGCTGATGGACAAAATTGAGACTTCACACATGCGGATGAACATCGGCAATGTGTTAAAAAATGAAGACGGCACCGTCACCATCCATCTGCTGATCGCCTCCGCGGAACCCCTGACAATGCAGCAGACGATTGATTTGCTTTCTATGAGTGACTGTATCCAGTCAATCGGGAAACAGTAA
- a CDS encoding phosphatase, whose product MKLIADTHTHTFRSGDAYSTLQENIAAAAKRQLSYLAVTDHSCLKPGGPDNWVHFTNQRLLPRFSEGVCLLYGIEADVIGPGGKLSVPDRVLDTQDWVIASMHADVMSPRTSEDHTQMWIGIAENKYVDVIGHIGDPIFSFEHRPVLQAFADAKKVVEVNTGSLLTRPNAYPVCRQIVTLCAELGVRIIVNSDAHFSNRIGDLASGVSLLQEIGFPEELVINADEHRFRKYLEHKGIRL is encoded by the coding sequence TTGAAATTAATAGCGGATACACATACACACACATTCCGCAGCGGTGACGCATACAGTACGCTGCAGGAAAATATCGCAGCTGCCGCAAAACGGCAGCTGTCCTATCTGGCTGTAACCGACCACAGCTGCCTCAAGCCCGGAGGCCCGGATAACTGGGTACATTTCACAAACCAGCGGCTTCTTCCCAGATTTTCTGAAGGTGTCTGCCTGTTATACGGAATCGAAGCGGATGTCATCGGACCGGGCGGAAAGCTTTCCGTCCCCGACAGAGTGCTGGACACCCAGGACTGGGTCATCGCATCCATGCACGCGGATGTGATGTCTCCCCGGACCAGTGAAGATCATACACAGATGTGGATCGGCATCGCCGAAAACAAATATGTAGATGTGATCGGACATATCGGTGACCCCATATTTTCCTTTGAACACCGCCCCGTCCTGCAGGCTTTTGCCGATGCAAAAAAGGTCGTGGAAGTCAATACCGGATCTTTACTCACCCGGCCCAATGCCTACCCGGTATGCAGGCAGATTGTAACACTGTGTGCGGAGCTTGGCGTACGGATTATCGTGAATTCCGATGCCCATTTCAGCAACCGGATCGGCGATCTGGCATCTGGCGTTTCACTCCTGCAGGAAATCGGATTTCCGGAAGAGCTGGTGATAAATGCAGATGAACACAGATTCAGAAAATATCTGGAGCACAAAGGAATCAGGCTTTAA
- a CDS encoding HAD family phosphatase, translating to MGIKNIVFDMGNVLIEDNMPGFAAQYLPAKSDQKIMLKELFNGPEWLEWNLGTMDIPAAAAQVKKRLPVRLRTICARLMEDWGMNNPPIDGIEPVIRRLKENGYGIYLLSNTADTYYLYRHRLPAIEIFDGEFISADYKLLKPDRNIYDTFSETFGLVPEENFFIDDRTENIEGAKEAGWNGFVFRKDVQELRNALEKAGVKTG from the coding sequence ATGGGTATAAAAAATATTGTGTTTGATATGGGTAATGTTTTGATTGAGGATAATATGCCTGGATTTGCTGCACAATACCTGCCGGCAAAGTCCGACCAGAAAATCATGTTAAAGGAACTTTTTAACGGGCCTGAATGGCTGGAATGGAACCTGGGGACGATGGACATTCCGGCGGCGGCAGCCCAGGTCAAAAAGAGACTTCCTGTCCGTCTTCGTACGATATGCGCCAGGCTGATGGAGGACTGGGGGATGAACAATCCCCCGATTGATGGCATTGAACCAGTAATCCGCAGACTGAAAGAAAACGGATACGGGATTTATCTGCTGTCCAATACGGCAGATACGTATTATCTGTATCGCCATCGCCTGCCGGCAATCGAAATTTTTGATGGCGAATTTATATCTGCCGATTACAAGCTCCTGAAACCGGACAGGAATATCTATGACACATTTTCTGAAACATTTGGCCTTGTACCGGAGGAAAACTTTTTTATTGACGACAGAACAGAGAATATTGAAGGGGCAAAAGAAGCCGGATGGAATGGGTTTGTGTTTAGAAAGGACGTACAGGAACTTAGAAATGCACTGGAAAAAGCCGGAGTCAAAACAGGCTGA
- a CDS encoding ribokinase, whose amino-acid sequence MKSYDLYIIGPVTIDYDEYMGETKTLLAGPGLFSAYAALASGAQIGLLAQTAPEQSYIHQMFYVQDIHPLAAPVTTTRVIYPTESRNERYLTMTGQIKVITPADIPEVQADVYQLISYINGQLDFELFPCLAARGKVACDMQGYVRYVGEDERIYTADWPDKVKWFPYITYLKVDSDEAKTLTGFDDRKKAARQLHEWGAKEVLLTHSTEVMVYDGEKYHVCPFRPKDVSKGRSGRGDTTIGAYITERQRAGIDQALLYTAALVSLKQETFGPFKGTREDVLTCIRERYPEFVAPKA is encoded by the coding sequence ATGAAATCATATGATTTATATATAATAGGACCAGTAACCATTGATTACGATGAATATATGGGCGAGACGAAAACTCTTCTGGCCGGACCGGGGCTTTTCAGCGCATATGCAGCGCTGGCCTCAGGCGCGCAGATCGGCCTCCTGGCGCAGACCGCTCCAGAACAGAGCTACATCCACCAGATGTTTTATGTACAGGATATCCATCCTCTGGCCGCTCCTGTTACGACAACCCGGGTGATCTACCCGACAGAAAGCCGGAATGAGCGATATCTGACCATGACCGGACAGATCAAGGTCATTACACCGGCAGATATCCCCGAGGTACAGGCTGATGTCTATCAATTGATCAGCTATATCAACGGACAATTGGATTTTGAGCTCTTTCCCTGTCTTGCGGCGAGAGGAAAGGTTGCCTGTGATATGCAGGGCTATGTCCGCTATGTCGGAGAGGATGAGCGTATCTATACCGCCGACTGGCCGGACAAGGTGAAATGGTTCCCTTATATCACCTACCTCAAGGTGGATTCCGACGAGGCAAAGACCCTTACCGGCTTCGATGACCGTAAAAAGGCGGCAAGACAACTTCATGAATGGGGGGCTAAGGAAGTGCTGCTGACTCACAGTACCGAGGTCATGGTATACGATGGTGAAAAGTATCATGTTTGCCCATTCCGGCCAAAGGATGTTTCCAAAGGAAGATCAGGAAGAGGTGACACAACGATTGGCGCTTACATAACTGAGCGTCAGCGGGCAGGCATTGACCAGGCGCTACTTTATACAGCTGCACTGGTATCCTTAAAACAGGAAACATTTGGTCCGTTCAAAGGAACGCGGGAGGATGTACTGACATGCATTCGGGAACGGTATCCCGAGTTTGTGGCACCGAAAGCTTAA
- a CDS encoding ABC transporter ATP-binding protein, with the protein MVQTTDQNIAVDLRRHSSAVRMQNLTKIFRTPDGKGETTAVNHIELNIPDGRLMTLLGPSGCGKTTTLRMISGFETPTAGSIFIGDEDVANMPSNKRDISMVFQSYALFPHLSVWDNVAYGLKVKKLGRDEIVRRTNAVMELMQLTGMENRYPNQMSGGQQQRVALARAVVIEPRVLLFDEPLSNLDAKLREHMRDELRGIQKRLGITSLYVTHDQSEAMAISDIVVIMKDGDIMQAGSPQEIYEYPANQFVANFIGKANFIPCTFKGMQQEKATVRYGDHRYVIPNPGDIRNIQPEASCVMAVRPESVRLSASEGSLSGSVTRAVYYGAKIEYEVTLPDSTALIVEVYNPQLTRRFAEGDTVKVSFDDPCVRLLP; encoded by the coding sequence ATGGTACAGACCACCGATCAAAATATCGCTGTTGATCTGCGCAGGCATTCCAGCGCTGTGCGGATGCAGAATCTGACAAAAATATTCAGGACACCCGACGGCAAAGGAGAAACCACGGCCGTCAACCACATTGAGCTGAACATTCCCGACGGCAGGCTGATGACGCTCTTAGGGCCTTCCGGATGCGGCAAGACAACGACGCTGCGGATGATTTCCGGATTTGAGACGCCAACCGCCGGATCCATTTTTATCGGGGATGAGGACGTGGCAAATATGCCGTCTAACAAACGGGATATCTCCATGGTGTTTCAGTCCTATGCACTTTTTCCCCACCTTTCGGTATGGGACAATGTGGCATACGGACTCAAGGTGAAAAAGCTTGGCAGGGATGAGATCGTACGGCGGACAAATGCCGTGATGGAACTGATGCAGCTTACGGGAATGGAGAACCGTTATCCGAATCAGATGTCCGGCGGCCAGCAGCAGCGTGTAGCGCTTGCGAGGGCTGTCGTGATTGAACCGCGGGTGCTTCTCTTTGATGAACCACTGTCCAACCTGGACGCCAAACTGCGTGAGCATATGCGGGATGAACTGCGCGGCATCCAAAAACGTCTGGGGATCACAAGTCTTTACGTTACACATGATCAAAGTGAAGCGATGGCGATTTCCGATATCGTTGTGATCATGAAGGACGGAGATATCATGCAGGCAGGATCTCCACAGGAGATTTATGAATATCCGGCAAATCAGTTCGTGGCTAATTTCATAGGCAAGGCAAACTTTATTCCATGTACATTTAAAGGCATGCAGCAGGAGAAGGCGACGGTTCGATACGGAGATCATCGTTATGTGATCCCTAATCCCGGTGATATCCGGAATATACAGCCGGAGGCTTCGTGTGTGATGGCAGTGCGGCCGGAATCTGTCCGCCTGAGTGCCAGTGAAGGAAGCCTGTCGGGATCTGTAACCCGTGCCGTTTACTACGGTGCCAAGATAGAATATGAGGTGACGCTGCCTGACAGCACGGCTCTCATCGTAGAAGTGTACAACCCCCAGCTAACCCGGCGATTTGCAGAAGGTGATACAGTGAAAGTTTCTTTTGACGATCCCTGTGTCCGGCTTCTGCCATAA
- a CDS encoding iron ABC transporter permease: MKVKNRSVNMKILLRQPILIVTILVIFAFLFIFVWLPMFRVIRMCFVDANGVHSLDGFKEVFSRSSTYLKSFANSMKLGGIVCILSTGLGFVFAFALTRTEMPFKRFFRFIAILPMVTPPYTLCLAIIFLFGRSGAVTELLQIKNFSVYGIHSLIAVQAITLYPIAYLTLTGILESIDDSVEDAAFSMGATRGHIFRTVTLPLALPGIASALLITFVQSIEDFANPSVIGGKFSTLAVDAYLRVTSMFDTQGGAILALGMLLPALTAFVIRKYWLGKKSFITVTGKPTQKRRKIHEKHIVVPLTIFCSLISILLIALYGTVIVGAFMRTWGADSSFTMEHFAYVFTVGWSSISNSIKLATIAAPFAGIMGMIIAYLVVRQKFYGRKLVDFSSMMMFAIPGTVIGIGYVYTFNSPPLLLTGTALILIMAFAFRSMTIGIESGTSTLMQIDPCIEEASTILGASTGVTFRKITLPLLRQPFFSGLSYSFLRSITAVSMVVFLVSPKWSLATSRLFSLFETSQYSTAAAYILVLMMVIAIAMALISALVNFLFMPKYMRQGKRKKA, encoded by the coding sequence GTGAAAGTTAAAAACCGTTCTGTCAACATGAAAATTCTTTTAAGGCAGCCGATACTGATAGTTACGATTCTTGTTATCTTCGCATTTTTATTTATCTTTGTCTGGCTGCCGATGTTCAGGGTCATTCGTATGTGTTTTGTGGATGCCAACGGCGTCCATTCCCTCGATGGCTTTAAGGAAGTCTTCAGCCGCAGTTCCACTTATCTGAAATCTTTTGCAAATTCCATGAAGCTCGGGGGCATCGTCTGCATTCTTTCTACGGGGTTAGGATTTGTGTTTGCATTTGCCCTGACCCGTACAGAAATGCCATTCAAACGGTTCTTTCGTTTTATCGCCATTCTGCCGATGGTGACTCCGCCCTACACGTTATGTCTTGCGATCATATTTTTATTCGGGCGCTCCGGGGCCGTAACGGAATTGCTGCAGATCAAAAATTTCAGTGTATACGGGATTCACAGCCTGATTGCCGTACAGGCAATCACGCTGTACCCGATTGCCTATCTGACTTTGACCGGAATCCTTGAATCCATCGATGACTCAGTGGAGGATGCGGCTTTCAGTATGGGGGCTACCAGGGGGCATATTTTTCGTACAGTGACGCTGCCGCTGGCTCTGCCCGGCATCGCCAGTGCCCTGCTCATTACCTTTGTGCAGTCAATTGAAGATTTTGCAAATCCTTCTGTTATCGGCGGAAAGTTCAGTACACTGGCAGTAGATGCTTACCTGCGGGTCACCAGCATGTTTGATACACAGGGGGGAGCGATCCTGGCACTTGGCATGTTACTGCCTGCGTTGACCGCCTTTGTGATCCGTAAATACTGGCTGGGCAAAAAAAGCTTTATAACAGTAACCGGAAAGCCTACGCAGAAGCGCCGTAAGATTCATGAAAAGCACATTGTCGTCCCTCTCACAATTTTCTGCAGCCTGATCAGCATCCTGCTGATTGCATTGTACGGTACGGTGATTGTAGGGGCGTTTATGAGAACCTGGGGGGCTGACAGCAGCTTTACCATGGAGCATTTTGCCTACGTGTTCACCGTGGGATGGTCTTCGATCAGCAATTCAATCAAACTTGCCACAATAGCTGCCCCGTTCGCAGGTATTATGGGTATGATCATTGCCTATCTGGTTGTACGCCAGAAATTTTATGGCCGCAAGCTGGTGGATTTCTCTTCCATGATGATGTTTGCGATTCCAGGTACTGTGATCGGAATCGGATACGTATATACCTTTAACTCACCGCCGCTGCTGCTCACGGGAACCGCACTGATCCTTATTATGGCCTTTGCGTTCCGGTCGATGACGATCGGTATTGAGTCGGGAACCTCCACCCTGATGCAGATAGACCCCTGCATAGAGGAGGCGTCAACCATCCTTGGCGCATCTACAGGAGTTACCTTCCGAAAAATAACCCTGCCGCTGTTACGGCAGCCATTCTTCTCGGGCCTGTCCTACTCCTTTCTGCGGTCCATAACCGCAGTCAGCATGGTGGTATTCCTGGTTTCGCCGAAATGGAGTCTCGCCACCTCCCGGCTGTTTTCGTTGTTTGAGACCAGCCAATACAGCACGGCAGCTGCATACATACTTGTACTGATGATGGTGATAGCGATCGCTATGGCTTTGATCAGTGCATTGGTCAACTTTTTATTCATGCCGAAATATATGCGGCAGGGAAAACGTAAAAAAGCATAG